In Helianthus annuus cultivar XRQ/B chromosome 9, HanXRQr2.0-SUNRISE, whole genome shotgun sequence, the following are encoded in one genomic region:
- the LOC110876613 gene encoding uncharacterized protein LOC110876613 translates to MTTTNGGIQTQIPKLSGQNYFHWHIQMKVLLESQDLWTIIEEGYREPAAGALESDRNNHKEIVKKDKKALNIMFQAVNDTIFERIATSRTSKEAWDTLHKAYRGEHRVKTVKLQTLRCEFDALRMKDSETIEEYVNRTTVIVNQLRLNEENITEQRIIEKLLRSLTRKYEAVVIAIEESKDQSALSTLSTEELLGILQSHELRLKQYDDIPKWNKPFKYKAQVRIGQDPLDQKITIEEEVGEEVEIMDKYDAITVKNWGTRLVFVRKRMRMIRITVF, encoded by the coding sequence ATGACGACAACAAATGGAGGGATTCAAACTCAAATCCCTAAACTGTCGGGACAAAATTACTTCCACTGGCACATTCAAATGAAAGTGTTATTGGAATCTCAAGATCTATGGACAATTATAGAAGAAGGATATAGAGAACCCGCCGCCGGTGCATTAGAAAGTGATCGAAACAATCACAAAGAAATCGTTAAGAAAGACAAGAAAGCATTGAACATCATGTTTCAAGCGGTCAATGACACAATATTTGAACGAATTGCAACAAGCAGAACTTCAAAGGAGGCTTGGGACACTCTGCACAAGGCTTACCGGGGAGAACACAGAGTCAAGACGGTAAAACTCCAAACTTTACGATGTGAATTCGATGCATTAAGAATGAAAGATAGCGAAACAATAGAAGAATACGTCAATAGAACGACAGTGATAGTAAATCAATTACGTTTAAATGAAGAGAACATCACTGAACAACGAATCATTGAGAAATTACTTCGAAGTTTAACGAGAAAGTATGAAGCGGTAGTCATAGCAATAGAGGAATCCAAAGATCAGTCAGCCCTATCTACCCTATCTACTGAAGAATTATTAGGAATATTGCAATCACATGAATTGAGACTTAAACAATATGATGATATACCCAAATGGAACAAGCCTTTCAAATACAAAGCACAAGTCAGGATCGGTCAAGACCCTTTAGATCAGAAAATTACGATAGAGGAAGAAGTAGGGGAAGAGGTAGAAATTATGGACAAATACGATGCTATAACTGTCAAAAACTGGGGCACACGGCTCGTTTTTGTCAGAAAAAGGATGAGGATGATAAGAATAACAGTGTTTTAA
- the LOC110876615 gene encoding metalloendoproteinase 2-MMP produces the protein MASKLTFLCVLFFVFSLSKGNETIKRLQGSQKGSKVQGLHNLKLYLARFGYLNYQHTPNHVNSNENDEFDEELEAALKDYQNFHHLNPTGMLDEPTVSQMLMPRCGVPDKKISNNHESKLLHIVSHYTFFPNSPRWGKNRLTYAFNSNYPSIYISPVERAFNRWANATQYFTFSRVSNVATADLKVSWERGDHGDGYPFTGGVLAHAFSPSDGRFHYNADQSWSIGARQNSFDVETVALHEIGHLLGLGHSQFQNAIMWSAISSGAVKGLASDDIQGIKALYGYKK, from the coding sequence ATGGCATCCAAACTTACTTTTTTATGTGTCTTGTTCTTTGTCTTCTCTCTTAGCAAGGGTAATGAAACTATCAAACGCCTTCAGGGTAGTCAAAAGGGTAGCAAAGTGCAAGGCCTCCATAACCTCAAACTGTACCTTGCCCGATTCGGTTACCTAAATTACCAACATACCCCTAACCATGTCAACTCTAATGAAAATGATGAGTTTGATGAAGAGCTTGAGGCTGCCCTAAAAGATTATCAAAATTTTCACCATCTCAATCCCACGGGCATGCTAGATGAACCCACAGTTTCACAAATGCTCATGCCTCGTTGTGGAGTACCAGATAAGAAAATTAGTAACAATCACGAGTCAAAACTGTTGCATATCGTGTCTCATTATACGTTCTTCCCAAATAGTCCTAGATGGGGTAAAAACCGCCTCACCTATGCATTCAACTCGAATTATCCGAGCATCTATATATCTCCTGTTGAGCGTGCCTTCAACAGATGGGCTAATGCTACACAATACTTCACATTTTCTAGAGTTTCTAATGTTGCGACTGCTGATTTAAAGGTAAGTTGGGAAAGAGGAGACCATGGAGATGGGTATCCATTTACTGGGGGGGTACTGGCACATGCTTTTTCGCCATCAGATGGGAGGTTTCACTATAACGCGGATCAAAGTTGGTCTATTGGAGCAAGACAAAATTCTTTCGATGTAGAAACCGTGGCACTGCATGAAATAGGACATCTACTAGGTTTGGGACATAGTCAGTTTCAAAACGCTATAATGTGGAGTGCCATCTCGAGTGGAGCAGTAAAGGGTTTAGCTTCAGATGATATCCAAGGCATTAAAGCTTTATATGGATATAAAAAATAA